Proteins from one Aureimonas sp. SA4125 genomic window:
- a CDS encoding geranylgeranyl diphosphate reductase, translating into MSGEAAQRSYDVVVVGGGPAGATAAGDLAAAGHAVLLLDRDGRTKPCGGAIPTRLIEDFDVPPDLLRARISSARMVAPSGASVDMAISGGFVGMVDRDAFDPFLRQRAGERGADVLAATFRAARPHACGGHEIAFRRRDCAGPDEVVRARLVIGADGANSLVRRQLFGAEKRPPYVFAYHEIVRSPAADRPGVDPARCDVYYQGQISPDFYGWVFPHGETTSVGVGSAVKGFDFRAATRLLRSASGLGDAETLREEGAALPLKPLKRWDNGRDALLLGDAAGVVAPSSGEGIYYAMLCGQLGASAAHAFLATGDSRALVQARRRFMRKHGRIFAVLGFLQFFWYRSDKRRERFVALCADRDIQRLVWDSYLHKRLGFGDPLAYVRVLFKDLGDMARLVWPGRWRWR; encoded by the coding sequence GTGAGCGGCGAAGCTGCCCAGCGCTCCTACGACGTCGTGGTGGTAGGCGGCGGTCCGGCCGGCGCGACCGCCGCCGGCGATCTTGCCGCGGCCGGCCACGCGGTCCTGCTCCTTGATCGGGACGGCCGCACGAAGCCCTGCGGCGGGGCCATTCCGACCCGGCTGATCGAGGATTTCGACGTTCCGCCTGATCTCCTGCGCGCCCGCATCTCGTCGGCGCGCATGGTCGCGCCGTCCGGCGCCAGCGTCGACATGGCGATCTCGGGCGGCTTCGTCGGCATGGTCGACCGGGATGCCTTTGATCCATTCCTGCGGCAAAGGGCGGGCGAACGCGGCGCCGACGTCCTCGCCGCCACGTTCCGCGCGGCGCGCCCGCATGCCTGCGGGGGACACGAGATAGCCTTTCGGCGCAGGGATTGCGCGGGCCCCGACGAGGTCGTTCGGGCCCGTCTCGTCATCGGAGCGGATGGCGCCAATTCGCTTGTCCGACGACAATTGTTCGGGGCGGAGAAGCGACCGCCCTACGTCTTCGCCTATCACGAGATCGTCCGGTCGCCGGCGGCGGACCGACCCGGTGTCGATCCGGCGCGCTGCGACGTCTACTATCAGGGGCAGATCTCCCCGGACTTCTACGGGTGGGTCTTTCCGCATGGCGAGACGACCAGCGTCGGCGTCGGCAGCGCGGTGAAAGGCTTCGACTTCCGTGCCGCCACGCGTCTCCTGCGGTCCGCCTCGGGTCTGGGTGACGCCGAAACGCTGCGCGAGGAGGGCGCTGCCCTGCCGCTGAAGCCTTTGAAGCGCTGGGACAACGGCCGCGACGCGCTACTCCTTGGCGACGCTGCCGGCGTCGTCGCCCCGTCGTCGGGCGAGGGCATCTATTACGCCATGCTCTGTGGCCAGCTGGGAGCCTCAGCGGCGCATGCGTTTCTCGCGACCGGCGACAGCCGCGCGCTGGTGCAGGCCCGCCGGCGATTCATGCGCAAGCACGGACGGATCTTTGCCGTCCTCGGCTTCCTGCAGTTCTTCTGGTATCGCAGCGACAAGCGGCGCGAGCGCTTCGTTGCCCTCTGCGCCGACCGGGACATCCAGCGCCTTGTCTGGGACTCTTACCTGCACAAGCGGCTCGGCTTTGGCGACCCGCTCGCCTATGTCCGGGTCCTCTTCAAGGACCTCGGCGACATGGCGCGCCTCGTCTGGCCGGGACGATGGCGGTGGCGCTGA
- the chlG gene encoding chlorophyll synthase ChlG, which translates to MTQQIVFTPRASTPSFSSTLELLKPITWFAPMWAFGCGVVSSGAAVGDRWPYVVGGILLAGPLVCGTSQAVNDWYDREVDAINEPGRVIPSGRMPGNWGLRIAIGNTVLSLFVAFWLGAWVFGAAIAGLALAWAYSAPPFRLKRSGWWGPGAVGLCYEGLPWFTAAAAATGGFPGWPIVWLALLYSLGAHGIMTLNDFKSVEGDRQMGLASLPAQLGIDRAARLACFVMALPQMGVVVLLLAWGFPLHAIVVVILLTGQTLCMPRLLRDPQRFAAWYNATGTTLFVLGMLASAFAVAALQGVGA; encoded by the coding sequence ATGACCCAGCAGATCGTCTTCACCCCGCGTGCGTCGACACCGAGCTTCTCGTCAACGCTCGAACTCTTGAAGCCGATCACCTGGTTCGCGCCGATGTGGGCATTCGGCTGCGGCGTGGTCTCGTCGGGCGCCGCCGTCGGCGACCGCTGGCCCTATGTCGTCGGCGGCATCCTTCTGGCCGGACCGCTCGTGTGCGGGACAAGCCAGGCGGTCAACGACTGGTACGACCGCGAAGTCGACGCCATCAACGAGCCGGGCCGCGTCATCCCCTCGGGGCGCATGCCGGGGAACTGGGGCCTCAGGATCGCCATCGGCAATACGGTGCTTTCCCTCTTCGTCGCCTTCTGGCTCGGCGCCTGGGTGTTCGGCGCTGCGATCGCCGGCCTCGCACTCGCCTGGGCCTACAGCGCGCCGCCGTTCCGGCTGAAGCGCAGCGGCTGGTGGGGGCCGGGCGCCGTCGGTCTCTGCTACGAGGGCCTGCCCTGGTTCACCGCGGCGGCTGCAGCCACCGGCGGCTTTCCCGGCTGGCCGATCGTCTGGCTGGCACTACTCTACAGCCTCGGCGCGCACGGCATCATGACGCTCAACGACTTCAAGTCGGTCGAGGGCGACCGCCAGATGGGGCTCGCGAGCCTGCCGGCACAACTCGGCATCGATCGCGCGGCGCGGCTTGCCTGCTTTGTCATGGCGTTGCCGCAGATGGGCGTGGTGGTTCTGCTGCTGGCCTGGGGCTTTCCCCTGCACGCCATCGTCGTCGTCATCCTCCTGACGGGCCAGACCCTCTGCATGCCGCGCCTGTTGCGCGATCCCCAGCGTTTTGCCGCCTGGTACAACGCCACGGGCACGACCCTCTTCGTCCTCGGCATGCTGGCGAGCGCGTTCGCCGTCGCGGCATTGCAAGGGGTCGGCGCGTGA
- the ppsR gene encoding transcriptional regulator PpsR encodes MTANAFLAVVLSPDGDVLDVAYADKGLARWGVDNWVGRHWTATVSADSRSKIEALLADAAKTSPTRSRQVNHPGAPGEDLPVSYHVVSPAGAHSRIAFGTDLRPMSAMQQRLVSAQIEMEKDYRKLRDIESRYRMLFNFSVDPLLVVDSHSLKILEANQGAADLLDRPIGKLPGLSIVTIFGRDDQADALEVLKAVVARGRPSAFVAGTSGGDRRLAVRATPFRELGRTNLLLRLADDDASGAHPGAGADSYMAAAAESLPDGVVVVDAEATILEANTAFLDLIRVMALDLVEDKRLDNWLGGSGVDVQVLMANLREHGTMRRFSSVIRDEHGGRETVEVSAAKFSSRGVPLFGLAIRGVPLAEAMQAGLAGHGPTSAAQLIDLVGRVPLKNLVRDTADIIEKLCIEAALRLTDNNRASAADMLGLSRQSLYIKLRRYGISEQDETSD; translated from the coding sequence GTGACTGCGAACGCTTTCCTCGCCGTCGTCCTGTCGCCCGACGGCGATGTGCTCGACGTCGCCTATGCCGACAAGGGCCTGGCCCGTTGGGGCGTCGACAACTGGGTCGGCCGACACTGGACGGCGACCGTCTCGGCTGACAGCCGCAGCAAGATCGAGGCCCTCCTTGCCGATGCGGCGAAAACCTCGCCGACGCGCTCGCGGCAGGTCAACCACCCCGGCGCTCCCGGCGAGGATCTGCCGGTCAGCTACCATGTGGTCTCACCGGCCGGCGCGCACAGCCGCATCGCGTTCGGCACGGACCTCAGGCCGATGTCGGCGATGCAGCAGCGGCTGGTCTCGGCGCAGATCGAGATGGAGAAGGACTACCGCAAGCTGCGCGATATCGAATCGCGCTACCGCATGCTGTTCAATTTCTCGGTCGATCCCCTCCTCGTCGTCGACAGCCACTCCCTGAAGATCCTCGAAGCGAACCAGGGTGCTGCCGACCTCCTGGACAGGCCGATCGGAAAGCTTCCCGGGCTCTCCATCGTCACGATCTTCGGCCGCGACGACCAGGCGGACGCCCTGGAGGTGCTGAAGGCCGTCGTGGCCCGGGGACGGCCCTCGGCCTTCGTCGCCGGGACGTCGGGCGGGGATCGACGCCTCGCGGTGCGCGCGACGCCCTTTCGCGAGTTAGGACGGACCAACCTCCTGCTGCGCTTGGCTGATGACGACGCGTCCGGCGCCCATCCGGGGGCGGGGGCAGACAGTTACATGGCGGCCGCGGCAGAAAGCCTTCCCGACGGTGTCGTCGTCGTCGACGCGGAGGCGACGATCCTCGAGGCCAATACGGCCTTCCTCGATCTCATCCGGGTGATGGCGCTGGATCTTGTTGAGGACAAGCGCCTCGACAACTGGCTCGGCGGTTCCGGCGTCGACGTGCAGGTGCTCATGGCCAATCTGCGCGAGCATGGCACGATGCGGCGCTTTTCCTCGGTCATTCGCGACGAGCATGGCGGACGCGAGACGGTCGAGGTTTCCGCGGCGAAATTCTCCAGCCGCGGCGTGCCGCTGTTCGGGCTCGCCATCCGCGGGGTGCCGCTGGCAGAGGCCATGCAGGCCGGCCTTGCCGGTCACGGTCCGACCTCGGCGGCACAGCTGATCGACCTGGTCGGCCGCGTGCCCTTGAAGAACCTCGTCCGGGATACCGCCGACATCATCGAGAAACTCTGCATCGAAGCAGCGCTGCGGCTGACCGACAACAACCGCGCCTCGGCCGCCGACATGCTCGGCCTCAGCCGCCAGAGCCTCTACATCAAACTGCGGCGGTACGGCATCTCCGAGCAGGACGAGACGTCGGACTAA
- a CDS encoding cobalamin B12-binding domain-containing protein, with protein MVSFRNSQDGSRQPGPSSAPPPCFAEGSYPSRREETRESGGSCSAIGVAPAGAPVGSAAEIRPDPAKRHRRAEARSPALFLAVFVEALLDSSADRFRTLAEAGLAEAGDLHRFEDTYLAPAARLLGELWLSDECDFLAVTIAVARLERLFMGLVMDKSTVPSPDRTRCVLLAPAPGNQHSFGLAMVEERFRHAGWTVDCCGVGDGSEILRLARSSRYDVIGLSVHSGALLPDLSAIVARVRRTSCNRSAVLLGGGSLASENARLLLDAGFDRLAEDAASAVLQAEAALACRAPLSYRPVAE; from the coding sequence ATGGTTTCATTTCGCAACAGTCAGGATGGCAGCCGGCAGCCGGGTCCGTCGTCTGCGCCGCCACCCTGTTTCGCCGAGGGCAGCTATCCGTCGCGGCGCGAGGAGACCAGGGAGTCGGGCGGCTCCTGCTCGGCGATCGGCGTTGCGCCGGCCGGCGCGCCGGTCGGCAGCGCGGCCGAGATCCGGCCCGATCCGGCGAAGCGCCATCGACGGGCCGAGGCCCGGAGCCCTGCCTTGTTTCTCGCAGTCTTCGTCGAGGCGCTGCTCGACAGTTCGGCCGACCGGTTCCGGACTCTGGCGGAGGCGGGGCTGGCAGAAGCCGGCGATCTGCACCGTTTCGAGGACACGTATCTGGCGCCGGCGGCCCGACTTCTGGGCGAACTCTGGCTCTCCGACGAGTGCGATTTCCTCGCGGTCACCATCGCTGTCGCCCGCCTGGAACGCCTGTTCATGGGGCTGGTGATGGACAAAAGCACGGTGCCCTCACCAGACCGCACGCGGTGCGTCCTGCTCGCCCCGGCTCCCGGGAACCAGCACAGTTTCGGCCTCGCTATGGTCGAGGAGCGCTTCCGCCATGCCGGCTGGACGGTCGACTGCTGCGGTGTCGGCGACGGAAGCGAAATCCTGCGTCTCGCCAGGTCGAGCCGCTACGACGTCATCGGCCTGTCGGTCCATTCCGGCGCTCTCCTGCCGGATCTTTCGGCAATAGTGGCGCGGGTTCGCCGGACGTCGTGCAATCGCTCCGCTGTGCTCCTCGGGGGCGGGAGCCTTGCCAGCGAGAATGCCCGCCTCCTTCTCGACGCCGGCTTCGACCGCCTGGCCGAGGACGCCGCGTCGGCTGTCCTCCAGGCCGAGGCGGCTCTCGCTTGCCGGGCGCCGCTTTCCTATCGTCCCGTGGCGGAGTGA
- the bchF gene encoding 2-vinyl bacteriochlorophyllide hydratase, whose product MATTADRPGAPNAGQLYTPEERQRRDSTRWTLVQGILAPVQFLVFAVSLALILRYLATGDGLVAANASIVVKTLVLYAIMITGSIWEKVVFGKYLFAPAFFWEDAVSMLVLALHTAYLACLFGGLLGHRGLMILALAAYASYVVNAAQFVWKLRAARLGARPARASSGVPAIMLEQAR is encoded by the coding sequence ATGGCGACAACGGCAGACCGGCCCGGCGCTCCCAACGCAGGGCAGCTCTACACGCCGGAAGAGCGGCAGCGCCGTGATTCCACGCGCTGGACACTGGTTCAGGGAATACTTGCTCCCGTGCAGTTTCTCGTCTTCGCCGTCAGCCTCGCCCTTATCCTGCGGTACCTCGCAACGGGGGATGGTCTGGTCGCGGCCAATGCCTCGATCGTCGTCAAGACGCTTGTCCTCTACGCCATCATGATCACCGGCTCGATCTGGGAAAAGGTGGTCTTCGGCAAGTATCTCTTCGCCCCCGCCTTCTTCTGGGAGGACGCGGTCAGCATGCTGGTCCTCGCCCTCCACACGGCCTATCTCGCCTGCCTCTTCGGGGGCCTTCTCGGCCACCGCGGGCTGATGATCCTCGCCCTTGCCGCCTATGCCAGCTACGTCGTCAACGCCGCCCAGTTCGTCTGGAAGCTGCGGGCTGCGCGGCTCGGCGCACGGCCGGCGCGGGCTTCGTCGGGCGTCCCGGCGATCATGCTGGAGCAAGCCCGGTGA
- a CDS encoding ferredoxin:protochlorophyllide reductase (ATP-dependent) subunit N: MDASPVTAVTASFRQPLRQRGQREVFCGLTSIIWLHRKMPDAFFLIVGSRTCAHLMQSAAGVMIFAEPRFATAVIDERDLAGMADMHDELDRVVERLLARRPEIRMLVLVGSCPSEVIKLDLGKAAERLARVYSPDVRMLYYSGSGIETTFTEGEDRFLAALVPQMPHVAAGAAPSLIVAGCLSDIVEDQFRRMFEALGIGSVGFLPPRSSDALPAVGPGTRLLLSQPYLAESARALESRGATLLPAPFPLGEEGTTAWLKAAADAFGVDPDRFAAVTGPGRARARTAVARHRAALSGKRLFFFPDSQLEPSMARFLHRELGCDIVEIGSPFLHRGHLAPEFALLPETIRISEGQDVDLQLDRCRAERPDLTVCGMGLANPLEAEGLATKWSIELVFTPVQGYDQAGDLAELFVRPLLRAERLKVGV; encoded by the coding sequence ATAGACGCAAGCCCGGTCACGGCCGTCACGGCCTCCTTTCGCCAACCCCTTCGCCAACGCGGCCAGCGCGAGGTGTTCTGCGGGCTGACCTCGATCATCTGGCTGCATCGCAAGATGCCGGACGCCTTCTTCCTGATCGTCGGCTCGCGCACCTGCGCCCATCTGATGCAATCGGCGGCCGGCGTGATGATCTTCGCCGAGCCGCGCTTTGCCACCGCCGTCATCGACGAGCGCGACCTCGCGGGCATGGCGGACATGCACGACGAACTCGACCGCGTCGTCGAAAGGCTGCTCGCCCGGCGCCCGGAAATCCGGATGCTGGTCCTCGTCGGCTCGTGCCCGTCCGAGGTGATCAAGCTGGATCTCGGCAAGGCGGCGGAGAGGCTGGCGCGGGTCTATTCGCCCGACGTGCGGATGCTCTACTACTCCGGCAGCGGGATCGAGACGACGTTCACCGAGGGCGAGGACCGGTTTCTCGCCGCGCTCGTCCCGCAGATGCCCCATGTGGCCGCGGGTGCGGCGCCCTCGCTCATCGTTGCAGGCTGCCTCTCGGACATCGTCGAGGACCAGTTCCGGCGCATGTTCGAGGCCCTCGGGATCGGCAGCGTCGGCTTCCTGCCCCCGCGCTCCTCGGACGCCTTGCCGGCCGTCGGTCCCGGCACGCGGCTGCTGCTCTCGCAACCCTATCTCGCCGAGAGCGCCAGAGCGCTCGAGAGTCGCGGCGCCACGCTTCTGCCCGCACCCTTCCCGCTCGGCGAGGAGGGGACGACGGCCTGGCTCAAGGCCGCCGCGGATGCCTTCGGCGTCGATCCCGATCGCTTCGCCGCGGTGACCGGCCCCGGCCGCGCCCGGGCGCGAACCGCCGTCGCAAGGCACCGCGCGGCGCTGTCCGGCAAGCGCCTCTTCTTCTTCCCGGATTCCCAGCTCGAACCCTCGATGGCACGGTTTCTCCATCGCGAGCTTGGCTGCGATATCGTCGAGATCGGTTCGCCCTTCCTGCACCGCGGCCATCTGGCACCGGAATTCGCGCTTCTGCCGGAGACGATCCGGATCAGCGAGGGTCAGGACGTCGACCTTCAGCTCGACCGCTGCCGGGCCGAGCGGCCCGATCTCACCGTCTGCGGCATGGGCCTTGCCAATCCGCTGGAGGCCGAAGGGCTCGCCACCAAGTGGTCGATCGAGCTCGTTTTCACCCCGGTGCAGGGCTACGACCAGGCCGGCGACCTCGCCGAACTCTTCGTCCGCCCATTGTTGCGCGCCGAACGATTGAAGGTGGGGGTCTGA
- the bchB gene encoding ferredoxin:protochlorophyllide reductase (ATP-dependent) subunit B, which yields MQLTVWTYEGPPHVGAMRIAASMRGVHFVLHAPQGDTYADLLFTMIERRDSRPPVTYTTFQARDLGSDTAEIFKIACREAVDRFQPDAVLVGASCTAELIQDDPGGLADALGLGIPVVPLELPSYQKKENWGAAETFYRLVRKFAPAPAGQPLPRAPAPLCNILGPASLGFRHRDDIVEVKKLVESLGVAINVVAPLGASIADLARLPQAAFNIVLYPEIAGTAAEWLKRSHGQPMVTVPPIGVLASGDFITAVAAAAGLDDGSMEELRSRLPWYSRSVDSTYLTGKRVFIFGDATHAVAAARIAADELGFTVCGLGSYSREFAREVRAAAALYGVEALISDDHLAVEDAIIAAQPELVLGTQMERHVAKRLRIPCAVISAPTHVQDFPARYSPQMGAEGANVIFDSWVHPLMMGLEEHLLQMFRDDFEFNDAAEPSHLPQAATADAPPKASSLPVAAEATPPLAPVEASLRWADDAENELKKIPFFVRGKARRNTEKYAAEQGLINITVETLYDAKARFSR from the coding sequence ATGCAGCTCACCGTCTGGACCTATGAGGGACCACCCCATGTCGGCGCGATGCGGATCGCCGCCTCGATGCGCGGGGTTCACTTCGTCCTCCACGCCCCGCAGGGCGACACCTATGCCGATCTCCTGTTCACCATGATCGAGCGGCGCGACAGCCGTCCGCCCGTGACCTACACCACCTTCCAGGCGCGCGATCTCGGCAGCGACACGGCCGAGATCTTCAAGATCGCCTGCCGCGAGGCGGTCGATCGTTTCCAGCCGGATGCGGTCCTCGTCGGCGCTTCCTGCACGGCCGAGCTCATCCAGGACGATCCCGGCGGCCTTGCCGACGCGCTCGGTCTCGGCATTCCGGTGGTGCCCCTCGAACTGCCTTCCTATCAGAAGAAGGAAAACTGGGGCGCGGCCGAAACCTTCTACCGGCTGGTCCGGAAGTTCGCGCCGGCTCCGGCGGGTCAGCCACTTCCGCGCGCACCGGCCCCCCTCTGCAACATTCTCGGGCCTGCCTCGCTCGGCTTCCGCCACCGTGACGACATCGTCGAGGTGAAGAAACTCGTCGAGAGCCTCGGCGTCGCAATCAACGTCGTTGCGCCACTCGGTGCCAGCATCGCCGATCTCGCCCGGCTGCCGCAGGCCGCCTTCAATATCGTTCTTTACCCCGAAATCGCCGGAACCGCGGCCGAGTGGCTGAAGCGCAGCCATGGCCAGCCCATGGTGACGGTGCCGCCGATCGGCGTTCTCGCCAGCGGCGACTTCATCACGGCCGTCGCCGCCGCCGCCGGCCTCGACGACGGATCGATGGAGGAACTGCGCTCCCGCCTCCCCTGGTATTCGCGCTCGGTCGATTCGACCTATCTGACGGGCAAGCGGGTCTTCATCTTCGGCGACGCGACGCATGCGGTCGCCGCGGCCCGCATCGCCGCCGACGAACTCGGCTTCACCGTCTGCGGCCTCGGCAGCTACAGCCGCGAATTCGCCCGCGAGGTCCGCGCCGCCGCGGCGCTATACGGCGTCGAGGCGCTCATCTCCGACGATCATCTCGCCGTCGAGGACGCGATCATCGCGGCCCAGCCGGAGCTGGTGCTCGGCACACAGATGGAGCGTCATGTCGCCAAGCGGCTGCGCATTCCCTGCGCGGTGATCTCCGCGCCGACACATGTCCAGGATTTTCCGGCCCGCTACTCCCCGCAGATGGGGGCGGAGGGCGCGAACGTCATCTTCGACAGCTGGGTGCACCCGCTGATGATGGGGCTGGAGGAACACCTCCTGCAGATGTTCCGCGACGATTTCGAGTTCAACGACGCCGCCGAGCCCTCTCACCTGCCGCAGGCCGCCACGGCCGATGCACCGCCAAAGGCATCCTCGCTGCCGGTCGCAGCGGAAGCGACGCCGCCCCTCGCCCCTGTCGAGGCGTCGCTGCGCTGGGCGGACGACGCGGAGAACGAGCTGAAAAAAATCCCTTTCTTCGTCCGCGGGAAGGCCCGCCGCAACACGGAGAAATACGCCGCCGAACAGGGACTAATCAACATCACAGTCGAGACGTTATACGATGCCAAAGCTCGTTTCAGTCGCTGA